The Terriglobales bacterium genome contains the following window.
TGGCGCGCTGGATGAGCTCAGAGCGGTCGTAAGTGGTGACCAGCTTCAGACCGGGGGGTAGTGTGGGCTGAACCTCAGCCAGCTTCTCCTTCACCCGCGCGATCACCTGCTGCGCGTTCTCTCCGAAGCGCATGATGACCACGCCGCCCACCACCTCGCCCTGGCCGTTCAGTTCGGCCACGCCGCGGCGCAAGTCAGGCCCATAGGTCACCGTGCCCAGATCACGAACATAGACCGGATCGCCGCTGGGATCGGCGCCCACCGCCACCTGTTCGATGTCCTGGAGCGAGCGGACGTAGCCGCGCCCGCGCACCATGTACTCGCGCCCGGTGGACTCCACCAGCCGCGCCCCTACTTCGCTATTGGAACCGCGCACCGCCTCCGCCACCTTCTCAATGGGGATGTGATAGGCAAGCAGCTTGTTGGGGTCCACGTTGACCTGGTACTCGCGCACGAAACCGCCCACGGGGGCGACTTCGGCGACGCCGGGCACGGTTTGCAGCGCGTAGCGCAGGTACCAGTCTTGGAACGAGCGCATCTGGTCGAGGCTGTAGCGGCCGCTAGTGTCCACCAGCGCGTACTGGTAGACCCAGCCCACGGACGTGGCGTCCTTGGCCAACTCCACCTGAGCGCCTTCGGGCAGGTGCAGCGCGTTCAGGTATTCCAGCGTGCGGGAGCGCGCCCAGTAGAGGTCCGTTCCCTCTTCGAAGATCACATACACGTAGGAGTACCCGAAGTCGGAAAAGCCCCGAATGTCCTTCACCTTGGGCGCGCCCAGAAGCGCCGAGACCATGGGATAGGTGACCTGGTCCTCGACGATGTCGGGGCTGCGGTCCCAGCGCGTGTACACGATGACCTGCGTGTCGGAGAGGTCGGGGATGGCGTCCAGCTTGGTGTTGGTCAGGGCATGCCAGCCCAGCAGCACCGCGGCGGTCACGAAGAGAAAGACCAGGAAGCGGTTGCGCGCGCACCAGTCGATGACGTGGTTGATCATGGCTTTCTCCTCAGTGCTGCATTCCCCCCATAGCACTCTTCAGGCGGCTCTCGGAATCGATCAGGAAATTGCCCGAGGTCACGATCTGGTCGCCCTCTTTCAGCCCGGAGAGCACGATGACCTTGTCGTCCACGCGCGCGCCCAGGGTGACCCTGCGAGGCGCAAAGTGCCCCCCAGGCTCAGCCAAGAACACCGTCTGTCGCTGGCCGGAGTCGAGTACTGCCTCTTGCGGCACCACCAGTTGCCGACCGTAGTCCACCTTCAGGTCCACCTCGGCGAACATCTGCGGCTTGAGATCAAAGCCGGGATTGGTTAGAGCAATACGCACTTTGACGGTGCGGGTCTGTGGATCGACGGTGGGATAAACGTAGCTGATCCGCCCGCTGTAGCTCTTGCCCGGCTGGTAGCTGAGACGAACGGTGGCACGCTGGCCTACGCGTACGTAGGGCGCTTCGTACTCGTAGATGGCGGCGTCGGCCCACAGGGTGGAAAGGTCGGCCACGGTGTAGAGGTCCATGTCGGGCGTGACCGCGGTCTGCGGAAAGGCCTTGCGGTCGGTCACGAAACCCTCGACCGGAGAGTAGAAACTCAGGGTGCGGCTGACCTCGCCTGTCTGCTCCAGCTTCTGGATCTGCTCGTCGCTGAGGTCCCACAAGCGCAGCCGCTCGCGGGCCGCCCGCAGCAGCGCCTGCGCTCCCTCGGCCACACCCGGAACGGTGGAGGTGCCCAGCTCCTTGGCCCCGCGGAGCGCCACCAGGTACTCCTGCTGGGTAGCCACCAGGTCGGGACTGTAGAGCGTGAACAGGGGTTGGCCCTTCTTGACCCGCTGCCCCACGAAGTCCACGAATACCTGGTCGATCCAACCGTTGACCTTGACGTGCACGTGCGAGATCTGGGTCTCGTCGGTGGTGAGCTGGGCGGTGGTGTGGATGTCGCGCGTGAGTGATTCCCGCTCCACCGTGCCAGTGCGCACCCCGATAAGCTGCTGCATCTGTCCTGAGATCGTCACCGCGCCGGGAGCGCTTCCCCCCTGCTCTTCGGCATACTGCGGCACCAAGTCCATTCCGTCCGGCGCCTTACCCGGCTTGTCGTAGTGATGCGCCGGGTTCATGGCGTCGTACCAGTAGAGGACCTTGCGCTGGGGAGGGGGCGTGGTCTCCGCCGCCCTTTGTGTGCTCTGGGCGGCGTGCTCATGCTGCCGGGCGGCGGCGAGGGCGAGCGCCGCTAGGATCGCGACCAGGATCAGGACCGT
Protein-coding sequences here:
- a CDS encoding efflux RND transporter periplasmic adaptor subunit produces the protein MTSKRTVLILVAILAALALAAARQHEHAAQSTQRAAETTPPPQRKVLYWYDAMNPAHHYDKPGKAPDGMDLVPQYAEEQGGSAPGAVTISGQMQQLIGVRTGTVERESLTRDIHTTAQLTTDETQISHVHVKVNGWIDQVFVDFVGQRVKKGQPLFTLYSPDLVATQQEYLVALRGAKELGTSTVPGVAEGAQALLRAARERLRLWDLSDEQIQKLEQTGEVSRTLSFYSPVEGFVTDRKAFPQTAVTPDMDLYTVADLSTLWADAAIYEYEAPYVRVGQRATVRLSYQPGKSYSGRISYVYPTVDPQTRTVKVRIALTNPGFDLKPQMFAEVDLKVDYGRQLVVPQEAVLDSGQRQTVFLAEPGGHFAPRRVTLGARVDDKVIVLSGLKEGDQIVTSGNFLIDSESRLKSAMGGMQH